The sequence tttaaaagatttaaagTGTGTagcataataaatttaatattagtAGTAAAGTTAAAAACTCTTGCAATTTCAATGTTTGTAAGAATAACTTATTCTATTAGAAATCAAAAGATGAGCAAAATTAACCAGACCTGTAAGATTCTCTAATCAAGTCAAGGATTACAAAAACAATTATTTTCTGGTAAAACTAAAAATTCTAAACCTAAATATTTTTCTTGATTGCAGTTAATACTACCTACCCAATACcatcaaaaataaatttctcaAAACTTCTACACTATACAACTTTCTTTGAACAAATTTAGATTCGTAGCTCCCTCTCAAGCCATTGCTTTGATTTCGTTTTCGTGGCCAGTACAACATCATCGAGGAATCCTCTCTGTGGAAATTCCTCCGGCACAATACCTCgatatatctcaaatttctgttCCGCTTCATCCTTTTTGTCCAGTAGGCTGTATATAATTCCCTGCAACATGTTTCACCAAGATTTAACCGAGGAATATCTCTCTGTTGTATTGGGATCGAAGTTCAAATGTTGTGCAAGTGACGTAAAACCAGCTTCCCTTGTCATCTTCTATGGACATAGCTAAAGTCATCGTTTAAGTTTCGAAAGGAAAGTTAGCATTAAGTTAAAATAATGATTGCATCATCTCTAATATCTCAGGGTTTCAGGACAACCGGTTTTAGCATTGTCAAGACTAGGAGGTCAAAAGTTCAAAGATTCATAGCATGCAACAAAACCGATTGTAGCTCGGGTGGCCTACCATGATATCCTACCATTTGCACATGTATATTAACTCTCTGGCTTACTCGTGGAGGGTGTGTTGCATTATAAAACTCTTAATTGTACTAGTTTCTATTAACTTGAACTTTTAAGACATGGTTTTTCAACAGCTAGCTAGTAAGTAGCAAAGGCGTTAGGCGCATTTATCAGCAGGAAAGCATACCAACCAAAATCATTGCTGGTATTCAATTATACTCGTAgaccaaaattatattttaactaAAACTCATGAATATGCCCAGCCTATTTTCTAGATCTAATGAACCATCATTAGAAAGTGAAATAGTACATCTGTAGTGAGGATATTAGAACTGGTGgatgtggcaattcaaattacCTGGCAAAGATAAGGGCGAAAATCCCTTGGATTTTCATCAATCAGAACTTGAAACTTCTCCAAAGCCTCCTCCAAATCACCCTGCAATACAAAATACGTTGAATTCCCTAAATACAATGTACGAGAATATTGCACTTGCGATGAAATTCATTGTCATTTGACCTTGTTTGGAAAATTCATACACTCACAGATTGTCCTTGCTTCATTTTTCAACTTTATGGACTGTGGTTCTTTGGTTATTCGTTTTTCCCATGTTACTTTTCATAGACTATGGTTATGACATGGAGTAGAAACACATAAAACAATACAGCAAAAACGaataaatgaaatttaaaaaaccCGAATAAAAGAGGATGGTCTTGCTCTACCTTGATGACATGCATTTGTGCAACTAAAATGCATATGTTCCTCGCTTCATCAACTCTTTTGTCCCGTTGAGCAAACTCTAAAGCCTTTTGTAGCATCTCAAAAACAGCATCCCCTTCACCATTCTTATGCATCACGATTGCTAACCCctataaaaaaaacaatccCCACTTCATGATTCAAAAGCAATTTGGCACAAGAATTGAACGATCGCATACATTGATGTTGTCATTGTTCACACATGAAAAATTAAATGCATTGATATCGTCGTTGATAGTAGAATATGCATTGAATTTGTTGTTGCAAGATTCATAGAGTAAGCAAGGTCATTAAGAAAAGAAGTGGACAATAAGAAGCATGATCTGTGCTCACGGAGCATAAGCAAAAGCTAAACTAAATAAATGACGCAGggtctaaataaaaaaaacaataagcCTAAAAATACATGTCATATTCTGTATCTGAAAATTAGTTCCCGAAACTGACCTAATAAATGCATGACATGTAACTAAGGAACTGTCTCAACTATTAGTGTCGCTGAAAATGCTCatgtaaataaatcaaaatcagAATCAGAAGCCTCTCAATGGAAACATTTCCTTCGAACTCTTTTCAACTGGCAGAGAACAAACTAATCACTACAGAAGGCAAGTTCAATCGGTTATAGAGTCTTGTTCATCAAGACAATTAATCCATTGACACAAACACATCGTCATCAAAGGGAGGCAACGATAATTAAGTCAAATCATGTCATAATACAGACAAATTTTCACTAGATACAAAGGGAAATATAATCAACGACCCTTTTCAAGtactatgtatatatattcattAATCTTAATTCTTAAACACCAAGCAAAACATTGAGAAAACATGCAAGCAATAGAACATCAAAGGCGAAAGGCGAAAGGCCAACACTGGTCCTTGGAGGAATTTCAGAAAAATGGAAATTTGGAATTTCATATCCACAAGTTGTTGCTACACACAGAAtcacacaaataaatttttggATATCCAAATATGATCTAAATCCATACCAAACCACAAGACTTAGCTTGTCCTTCGAGTATTGCAGTAAAAAGTGCACTACAAAGAGAAAGTAAATATGCAGAGTCGTACGCTTTTAACCGGTTGTAAGGAGATTGTAAGATGTCTatgtaaattaaaataaaagggtTTTAATAGCTATTTGCTTCAGCTTTCCGGCACCATTTTGCTAACTCATCGAACTTGAAGCTTAAAAAATAGTTCAGTTATTTCCCTTCAAATTCGCTGATCAGGTGGAGCAGAAAGAAGACAAAACTGCAAATATATGGGTGACTACGGTATCTACTGCATAAAAGTAGCAAATCCCTTAATCTACTGCATGCAAGTAGCAAATCCAGAGGTTGTCAAATCCTCAGCAGTCAACATTCAACAGTTTTCCATCTGAATCTTGAACTAGTTCTTGAATAAAGATCAAGCCACAGATATCATCCATAACTATGCCCTGGACAGAGGATTCCTAGTAAACATTAAGCAACCAAGCGCATATGTCATGCAAATTTATAGTAAAGAGAAATGGAAAAAAGGGTCGTTTCTTGTTTTAGTATGGGAACGAGGAGTAATTTACGCATTCACAACACAACCACCAGATAGTTTTAGCTGAGCGCGATCCCGATGAATGAAAAATGATTAAAACTCaatcaatgtgcacagaaaacaATAGAAAATAATGGAAGGTAAGCAATCTTACATGCAAAGCTCTCAATAAGAAAGGTTTCTGCTTTAGAATGTTGTGGAACAAGCTCTTGGCCTTGGCTAAATCACCCATCATCTCATAACAAAGAGCCTGCAGAAGCCTCCACTCCATTTCATTGGGTTGCAGCTCCATCAACATTTCAACAAATCCCACAGCCTCATCAGTCTTTCCTCTCTTCATCTTCACATTCACAACCATTTTCAACGCCTCTATATTTGTCGGGTTTTCTCGCAATAACCTTAGACACATCAACTCTTCTTCCCCATCTCTCCTACGCTCAAATCTCTCAGTTTCTTGAACAGGAACTGCCAAAACCGGCCTTGATTTCAAAGAACCCATAAAAATCAGCGACCCCACTAGCAAAGTTGCCAACTTTTTTGCACAAACCTGGGAAATGCGTCTCTTGGGTAGTAACAGAAAAGGCAAAAGCGATGGTTTTGATGGCACTTGGAAACGTAATCTGGCGTGGTGATGAAGAGGTGATCTGAGAATCTTGGAGAGAGTAGCACTAGGGAAATATGAAGCCATTTAAGCGAACGCAGGGAAAGGAGACAGACGAACTCTAGAATTTTTCCATACGCTGGTTCCAGAAAATGAACATCAAGAAACACTTTATCCCCCTCAAATCCAATCAAGTTTATGAATGAATAAATTTTGAAATCGATTCCTCAAAAGAGGTTCATGGTGCAAACTAAAGCTTTATAAGCccgttttataaatattttattcgtaTTCGAGcatatcgaactcgagccgaattcgaacatgttcgaactttttttcgagccgagctcgagctaaAATTATTATATTCGATAGTTtgcgaatagttcgcgagccttaatatttaattaatataatataattatttaataaatatatatatttcgaactttttcgaatattttgagcttttcgaaccataatatccaaataattcacgaataggttcgaatatttcgagccgaacttgaactcgaacttcatttcgagccgagctcgagccaaaatatttgaaattatcgaacttcgaatcgagctcgaactcgaatatactcttatcgagccgaattcgagccttaaaattttaccattattcggctcgattcggttcgtttgcacccctaattCCTACAAGTTTTGAATTGAAACTAGAACAACCCATGGTGAAGAGGACCGACCCATCAAAACCCCACCGTTTGGTGGTCGAGGATGGGTCAGCTTACCATCCTGGCTGAAAATCCTCAACTCAACGTAATTTAAGATGGATGCGGGTTAGATGGATTGACTTGCGGATTGACttattacaaataaaaaaaataaaaatcattacaattaattataaattttatttcatttcataaaaattaatagaaaaatattaataaaacttttaattattgatttcttttttttttcaaccaattattgatttcatacgTGTAAATTTCATAAAaagtaattaataaaaaaattcacaaatttcattaaaaaaaattacatatatcaccataaagtttaaaaaaaattgtcaaGACCCGCCGCGGGTTGGCCCGATTTTAATTGGGTTGAAATAATTTCAACCCAACacacttaaattgtgtggcaAAGCATGCCGACTTGGCAGGTCtacccaaattgacggctctatcAATGACATCccttgtttgattgttttaaaAGCAGTATGTTATTTAAaggtgtcaaaatgggttaGTTTACTCGGATTGATCCGCCCGTCATATAAAATAGGTAAATTGGGTTGGATATTTCCAACCCACCAAAATGGCAGGCAActaatggtgggttgcgatTCGTTGGGGGTCGGCCTTCCTCAACCCACCATATTATACATAAACCAACTAGGTTGGCCCATCTCACCACTTAAAATAAGTGGGGTTAGTTGATATTTTCCCAACCATCTTAAAACAAGGGCGGCTCGACCAGCCCCGCGCTACCTAATACTCGGTTGTGGGTCGACTTGCTTCGATAgtccattttgacacctctaataTTACTATTAATTAACATTACACGACTAAATATCATTCAATGAACAACCGTAAGATGCACACAAGACAGATCGGTACGAAAACGACATAAAATGAAGTGCAAAATGACAATACTTATTGTGTCTATCAAACCTCCACACTTTAACTTTTGATTGTCCTCGAGCAAACTTTAGATGAAATTAATTCAAATCTTCGATTCAACGTAAGACACAATCCACCACACATCCACCAACCAAAACTCATCATACTCGATTGAAAGAAAACTGCTTCGAAAATCAAGAAATTTTACTTTCTGTGAGAACCCGATTTTTTTAGGAAAATCCCATAGAAATTGGGATGATGCAACCCCAAGAATTGGGACAAATTCGGCTCATATAGATTAATTGTTGCAACCCTATTTTCAAAACTTGCATCccaagaaaatcaaaattttagaaAGGGAATCAATCATGATTAATTAGCCACCTTATTTTCATTCTTTAAAATTGTGATGACCAAAATAAGGGCCCAAATCCTCCTATAAACAGAAAGAATTGAGGCTAAATTTGAAAAGAAACTAAGGTCATTTGTAACCCCATATTCATCATTATGATAAGTCATAATGAGGTTATTAAAATACCATAAAACCAAGGTTAATGACCCTTTTTTAAGGACAATAAAATGTGACCATTAATGCCATTTAAGTGGGAAACTTCCATATACCCTTTTCCCCCATAAATACCACACCAAAGTGAAGGAATGAGCATACCAAACACAAGACTTATTCCTCTAGAAATTCGAGCAAATACGGGTTAGGGTGCTGGAAATTCCATCTAGTATTAGAGCCAAGGTCTGCCCAAGAATCGAGCAAGGAAGTGCTGGCCGATTTCAACAAGGTTTCTGCTAAAGAACAATCAATTGAATCCCCTTCTTTTCGTGTGAATCAGGTAAGTGGGcttacatattttttaaaatgttatGTATTGCGTTAAAATTTGGTCGTACACCATTTCGTTCATGTTTTGATATGTATAAATTTGTTCTATTCTTTATGGTACCTTTCATATGCTCTCAGTTTCCTTATGTCTACGCTTTGAAACATAATCATTCAGTTTTGCAATCCGATCATACATCATGTGTTTCGAGTACTCTGATTTGTATACGTTCAGCAACTCTTGTTATTTGTTTGTTATGCTTTGAGTTGTTCACAGCACTGTTATGAATTGATTTTGAagtgaaaaaaaatatgatatgtTATGGACCTGTATGGTGGGTATAAAATCATACTTATGCCCCTATACGATAGGTATAAAATCGTACTTATGGCCCCCCTTCGGTGGGTATAAAACCGAAACAATGGCATCGTCtcttagaggagtaacatatagaAGACAAAAAACAAACCATGAATAATGAAATGAAGTTTCAGTCTCATCTATATGTTTTTGTTCTGTTTCTGATGCGATTTACTGCTTCGTTTTGAATTCTGTTGCTATCATAGTTTGAATCATGTTGTGACACGTCCTGTAACATGTCACATCCAAAATTGTATGTATATGTCATGActgttataaaaatatttgcagtCAAGAAATGAACCTTAAATTCTAACACACATCCCATCACTAGATATGTAGTTATCATCTTCTTATCCAtaggagtagatacaactaagtCAAGATCTAGGAACACATAATGAAATTTATACTTCTTGACAAAACAACTagatatgaatgaatgcgatgcaccaatatcaattaagacaagtgcaTGTATGCCACACAATAAAAAAGTACCTGCTAGAATACGGTCACTTTTAGCATTCTCCTGGTCCTGACTAAGAGCAAACATCTGTCCTTGAGTCGGAGTTCACAGAGTAGAAGTACTCGGAGGTACTGACGGCTGATATGGCTGGACATAAGCTTGAGATCCACTAACAGTTCCAAAACTAGTGCCTTTTTTCCGATGAGGACAATCTCGACGCAGATGCCCTTTCTCGCCGCAAATAAAAAACGCTCCAGATGCCCTCCAACATTCCTCAGTCGGGTGATTCTTGCCGCAGTTATCACAACGtccttccttcttcttctttttcccaaACTGGAAAAATCCTTGTGCTCCAGAAGAAGTAGAAGTCGAAGTAGAAGTCGAAGTAGAAGTAGAACTCTGCTTCTTGAAAGGCTGTGAGCGGGGTCCAAGTGATCCACTGGGTTGCGAAGGCATTAGTGCCTTTGCACGCCTCGCACTGTTATCTTCCTAGAGGCAGTGATTAACCAGAGTCTCATAAGATTTCGGATCATCACAGATCGTGACCCGATCAAAGATTTCCTAGTTTAGTCCTTGAAAGAACAGATCATATTTGAACTCCTCACTTGCATTAATATAAGAAAAGAACGACAACAGATCTATGAATATTTGGTGGTATTCGTCGATAGTCATCAAACTTTGCTTCAAAGTAAGCAATTCCATAGATCGCGCTTGGTGAACAGCTCGAGGAAagtaaaatttccaaaattatcgACGGAAGTCTTCCCATGTTACCTGGCTTTTTTCTGTTAGTACCTAGGCAGACTTCGCTTTCCACCATTTCCTAGATCGCCCCTATAACATGAATTCAATCAACTCCATCTTTTTCTCTTCAGTGCAAGCAAAAGCTTCGAAACTATTTTCGATCCTGTCCAACCAATCCTCAACAATCTCAGGGTTCTCACCTCCTACCAAGGGTTTTGCCCCAACCTGGAAGAACTTGTTCAAGGTGTAGCGGCGTCGACCCTCATGATGATGATGTCCACATTCTGCAGGACCTATCACATGATGTCCCTCTCCTTGCCCGACCATTATTCTGCAAGGATTATCAACTATTAAATCCCGATTCATCATACTAAGTCCCAAATGAGCAAATTAGCATGCTccgataccataaatatagtgacccgcccggatcacctactagcTAACAGTCTTAAGCATGTCATTAGTTTAatataaaaacattaattattcAAACTTAACAGAGTTTATTCCGAAAACTTAAAAACTAGTTAAACACAAGATAAaacggcggaatacaaccggcatTAGAAACCCAagtgttttcacccaaaatatatataacataaaatGACTGTAGCAAGTAACTTCTGGCATCTCCAGAACATGCAACTAACCTTGCTTTGATCCACCCACGCCATCCAGCCTGAGACATGCCCCGTAAAATggagtgtccaagataataccaAAGACGTGAGtgactaacgcccagtacgtaaatatgagtatattttatgaaatttacGCTCGCAAGCAAACGATTATCAATTTTTAGTAAAGTGATaaatagagtgtcgatccccgtgaaaatattcagtacttgtaattataatagtctaaattttatctataaaattaataatttagaaGGTttacagaaaaataaaataatcaatggacTTTAATAGCACACTAATAATTTTCAGAGACTaatcaatcagaggaaaaatggtctagaggtttagatttcacctggtttcaataacaatcactcctaattaatttattttcataaattcctttcaattaatagccaTGAACACTTAAATtattctatttccctctcccgagcaacaaatagattatattaactacagttcaattctaatatccctattaaaaatctacttgcagtgatctatgtaaaacaatgttctttttaaagctcttttaaaattatatatttttcggagttatataaataattaacagtgttttttctattggtcctattcaaaatctcctctcccgagtaccagatttcaaataaatattacaatttaattattgatcaattaattgaaagacatttaattttagaaaaacaattaatccagaggaactcaattcaataaaatcaaaaacttgtaatttatttcataataatattctgataaacacaaaacatgtttagaaaaataaacataaatgagaaataaatataaataataatgaaagaaaacaaattcaaattttgttGTCGTGTCCGAACTCTCAATCTTCAAACTATGTTTTTCAATTAAGCACAGATTTCTTTCCTCCAAAATTCTCGATTAGCTTCTCCCAATTATTTCTCTGTAGCGGCGGCTCTCTTTTCTTCATTCTGACTCCAGATTTCCTTTTATACGTCACACAGAAGCCCAATAAAAAGCCcaacaaaaatatgaaaattttcttCCTGATATAATTAAAACACTGAGAATTAGATGGGGCGGGCGCTCAATATAACTGCGTGGGCGCACATAAGCTTCGCAATTTAATTCCCACATCTTCATGAAAATAGCGTGTTAGCCTTTAGTTTAACTCCTTAACGCTAAAAGTTAGCgctctcttttcttcttctttcttctacATCGTTCATTCTCTtccttttttttcctttttcttttaccttttcttttattctttttcttctttattCTTTACAACTTCTTTTCTCATTTTTATTCTGTTCTCTTCTCAATTCGTATTTTTCTTCTGCTTTTCataataattcaataatttcctacaaccacacaaacaacaaaatttgcgcataaatctgctcgaaacaaaacaataaaccattaaaatcataatcaatttaagtgtataaaatacacttatcaaatttccCCAAAatagcaaaactattaaaacaaaacaaacaaaccaACTTCACACTAACaaagataaaatcaattaagcaAACCAATAAGCCTCAGATAACCAACAATTAATCCATGTATAgttaattttctcaagagttctcgtgcgTGTGTGAATTACCAATCCCTGTCTATCCACCTAGCTTTTGATCCATTAATGTAACAAGTTCgtttcatagaatcatcaactccgctctctagtttcaaaacacttTTCACCAAGTTCAAATTCTACTAACTAAGATCAAAAGAACTTTTCAAGTtatttcatattattattattatttttttcataaaattaccggattttgcacccaatTTTTATTTAGCCCCATTTATCCGCCGACTTAGTCTCGTCTATAGCTCGGATGGAACATCAaccccattattttttttttcgcaaacttagccatcgaccagtgaatagaatttcaaacactttccaagcccggatggagttgtaaaattttttcaaaaatttatttttttcacttttgCAACCCCATTTATTTCGCATACTTAGCCAATGACAAAGGAATTAGGTTTCAATTCCTCATCaatgacccggatggagttgctATTAAGTTATTGCCTAAATTATTTCTAAGCTTGTAGAAgtctacctcagtttcaagcATAAATCATCAAAGTTAGGAGtcaaatcatccaattcacTCACAACATCGCAAAGCTTTTCTAATCACTAGGGTCTAGACAATCATGACATAGTGCATATttttgtgagaactcaagaaAAATTTCACCAATACTAgatttaaaattctattttcacctcattcatcatcataggccaaaCACCACTAATCAACAATATCATATAAAGTAcatctcaacataaaattcaatttctaaCATCAACTTCTTCAACTTCAGACATGCAAAAATATTattcaccccccaaacttatTACAATCATTGTTCTCAATGATTAAatgcaagaaaaataaaaaagactTGTACCTTTGGCCAGGGACGGATCTAAATATTGGAATTAGGGTAGGCTTGAACTTAaagtaataaattatatattatgataaaaatacataataaattttattaattatatattttaaaactcatctgaaaatttcatgaatttagAGTAATGCTACAATAAGACtcaattttcattttttccaaccactaaaatttattttgatgtaacaatgaataatttcattattcaaataatatattttgctCTCAAATCATGAAAAATATCACTTTTCAATACATTTATATCACACAACTattataattttagaaattaatacgaaacaaaaaatatattttgtttgTATCTGTATTTGAAACTTGAGAGATCGAAGTCATAAACtggattttataaaaaaatataaaaaaaacaagcatacaaaatttaaatttactatactaataattattttgaaattatatatatacatatatatatgaaacaAAAAAAAGGTTTTGCTATAGCCTAGTGAttgtcgtgttttgtttgcatattttgttgttattttgttagtagtttacatgaatttatttgtttttgttcatattttatcttagttttgtcttttgcatgcatttacattcataacatactcccaggtttaatgtgtaggagatttcAAGTTGAAGGAAAAAAGGACAGATTGTTGGTGaattttcatgcgctcgatcccacgtactcataggatcgagcgcgacatcTGAATTATGAAGGCAGTGGGCACTCCATTTTCcgcgcgctcgagcggatgtACTCGCGTAATCGAGCGCGCTCGAGAAGTTTCAAAATAGTGAGATCGCATTTTTGATGCGCTCGAGCGCGCTAGCCTGTTcgggaattttattttaattttgaaaactttgttattttggactctaggctttattaggtTTTTGAATTCCGTTTTTGAGAGATTTATCAGACTTTAGACATTCTCTctaggcggctaggttttaatTTTACatctctctcaagttttctccttttctcttgaatttttcttgattttgtgaTGAATTGTTGTAACtaacttttatacttggttgagggatataaaaccttgatataatttattcatgagatttgatttgcagtgtttaatttttattaagtaCCGATATTTGATCTGTttgattttatgtttgtatgcaagattttaggattgaccaTCTTAGAATTTTGTTTTACAAGCTATAACTAAATTAGAAtttgaatccgtaattgtttgaattaactaatttgcaaagcaactacgtttggtattttctgctgttgaatttattgaatCGTAGGATCaagtattgactaggctaaatacaaccgctggagtttgtgttgtctaggttcttcagttttactagtttgaatgctaccgtaaatttaaatctagatttctggaatccgggttaatttattggtaagggttaatctagaatgctgttttctaattagctAAACTTAAGGTGGAACAAGAATTTGGTTTCCAATGACGAATagttgataggattaattatttttagggaatcgatgattgaatgaattaaTATCAAGGGTATAGTCcactgataccaagtctcgtctcttattaatttctctagtttaattttcaatcttgcatgctagtgatcATATTTATTCTAATTGTTTGaagttttcagtagttaatctcaaacctCAAAACCCCTTTTTGTTTATTAAGAACACAATTAAATTTActtttcctcgtgggaacgatccctactcacactactacatttttcattgtttaatctgagttgggttaatttggacgTGACatgactaagcgctaccaaattttggctccGTTGTCGGGGAGtggtatttaatttattgtgttctatttatttttgttttgttctgttttatctcactctcttcttttttctttgtttctagttctctcCTGTTCATActttcaggtgattttgctgaagaagactttctctacgacccggagattgaaagaactttgcacaggcgaaggagagaacttcgtaggcaacaacaagaagcagctgctcgagctgcttttcctgaagaagagatggctgctaatgcgaatctaagtcttagacaattgggcactcctgatcccaatcaacaacctttatgcgtTACTTTTCCTacactagaaaataatgctacttttgagcttaaatctggattaattcacttattaccctcctttcatggtcttgcaggtgaggacccgaataaacacttgatggaattccatgtggtttgcacgagtatgaagccccatggagtgacagaggagcagattcagctgagagcttttattttctctttgaagagtgctgctaaggattggctatactacttgccctctggtTCTATCACAACGTGGACGAAGATGAAAAGGATCTTTCTGGAGAAATATTTCCCAGCATCTAGAGCTACgaacatccggaaggaaatctatggaatcaagcaatactccggAGAATCACTACACGAGTACTGGGAGCgtttcaagaagctttgtgctagctgtccgcagcaccagataagtgaaaatcaattgatacaattttgctatgaaaGTTTGTTAcatcatgacaggagtatgctagacgcagccagtggaggagtttttgtgaaCAAAACTCCAGTACAAGCAAGGAATCTGATAGAGAGTATGGCTGCCagtt comes from Henckelia pumila isolate YLH828 chromosome 4, ASM3356847v2, whole genome shotgun sequence and encodes:
- the LOC140867003 gene encoding protein SLOW GREEN 1, chloroplastic isoform X1, with the protein product MASYFPSATLSKILRSPLHHHARLRFQVPSKPSLLPFLLLPKRRISQVCAKKLATLLVGSLIFMGSLKSRPVLAVPVQETERFERRRDGEEELMCLRLLRENPTNIEALKMVVNVKMKRGKTDEAVGFVEMLMELQPNEMEWRLLQALCYEMMGDLAKAKSLFHNILKQKPFLLRALHGLAIVMHKNGEGDAVFEMLQKALEFAQRDKRVDEARNICILVAQMHVIKGDLEEALEKFQVLIDENPRDFRPYLCQGIIYSLLDKKDEAEQKFEIYRGIVPEEFPQRGFLDDVVLATKTKSKQWLERELRI
- the LOC140867003 gene encoding protein SLOW GREEN 1, chloroplastic isoform X2, whose amino-acid sequence is MASYFPSATLSKILRSPLHHHARLRFQVPSKPSLLPFLLLPKRRISQVCAKKLATLLVGSLIFMGSLKSRPVLAVPVQETERFERRRDGEEELMCLRLLRENPTNIEALKMVVNVKMKRGKTDEAVGFVEMLMELQPNEMEWRLLQALCYEMMGDLAKAKSLFHNILKQKPFLLRALHGLAIVMHKNGEGDAVFEMLQKALEFAQRDKRVDEARNICILVAQMHVIKGDLEEALEKFQVLIDENPRDFRPYLCQLCP